CACTAAATCGTGATCTTCCCCTAAAGGAGGACCCATCTGCTGCCGAAGAGGTCAATGACCCTTCAAGCATGGTTCGCCCCGGCTTCATCCCCGAGCCGGCCCGTCCCGCCACTCCCCAGGAGGCCTGGTGTCCGTTCTCCTCGAGCAGCCCGCAAGCCTGGTCGCCTACCGCCCGAACAAGCCGACGGCCATGGTCGTCGTGGCCGACCCACGCGTCCGTTCCACCGTCACCCGCCATCTGTGGGCCCTCGGAGTTCGTGACGTCATCGAGGCGTCGTCCATCGCGGAGGCCCGCCCCCGCGTCGGCAACCCGCGCGACATCTGCGTTGCCGACGTCCACCTGCCCGACGGTTCCGGGCTGACCCTGCTGTCCGAGACCCGAGCCGCCGGCTGGCCGAACGGCCTCGCCCTCTCCGCCGCCGATGACATCGGCGCGGTGCGCAACGCCCTCGCGGGCGGCGTGAAGGGCTACGTCGTCACCGGTACCCGTACCAACATCGGCCACCCGACCCGTCCCGGCATGGCCCCGATCGGGGCCAACGCCGCCCGAATGCACCGCAGGCCCCCCGGTTCACCGAGCCACCCGGGCGGCTACCGCGAGCTGTCCGGCCGTGAGGTGGAGGTGCTCCGCCTGGTCGCCGAAGGCCAGTCCAACAAGGCCATCGGCGTCTCGATGGGCCTCTCCGCCCTCACGGTCAAGAGCCACCTCGCCCGCATCGCCCGCAAGCTCGGCACCGGGGACCGCGCCGGAATGGTCGCCGTCGCCCTGCGTACGGGCATCATCCACTGACCCGCATCCCACCAGTACCTGCAGAGATGCACATCCGGCCGGTTTACGTGCATGGTCGCCCGTCGACGGAACGTTCCGTCGACGGGCGACGCGTGTACACAGATACCCTTGGCATGTGACCGACGCCCAAGAGACCGCAGCAGACACATCACTGCGAACCACCGGGGGCGCTCCCCCGGACGACGTCGCCCCGGCGCCGATCCCCTTGCTCGAGCCGCGCGAGGGAATCCCCCCGGTGGTGGCGACCGACGACGCGCTGGCCCGGGTGGTCGCGGATTTCGCCGCCGGCACCGGCCCCGTCGCCGTCGACGCGGAGCGCGCCTCCGGCTACCGCTACGGGCAGCGCGCCTATCTGGTGCAGCTGCGCCGTGAGGGCGCGGGGAGCGCGCTGATCGACCCGGTCGGCTGCCCCGACCTGTCCGCGCTCGGCGAGGCCCTCAACGGCAGTGAGTGGATCCTGCACGCGGCCACCCAGGACCTTCCCTGCCTACGCGACATAGGCATGACCCCGACCTCCCTCTTCGACACGGAGCTCGCCGGACGGCTGGCGGGATTCCCGCGCGTCGGACTGGGCGCCATAGTCGAGAACGTCCTCGGCTACGCCCTGGAGAAGGGGCACTCGGCGGTCGACTGGTCCACCCGCCCTCTGCCCGATCCCTGGCTGCGCTACGCCGCGCTCGACGTCGAGCTGCTGGTGGACCTGCGCGACGCCCTGGAGGAGGAGCTGGACCGGCAGGGCAAGCTGGGCTGGGCCCTGGAGGAGTTCGCCGCGATCGCCTCGGCACCGCCCGCTCCCCCGCGCAAGGACCCATGGCGCCGGACCTCCGGCATGCACAAGGTGCGCCGCCGCCGCCAGATCGCGGTTGTACGGGAGCTGTGGACCGCCCGCGACCAGGTGGCGCAGCGCCGTGACATCTCGCCCGGCAAGGTGCTCGGCGACGCCGCGATCATCGAGGCCGCCCTGGCGCTCCCGGCGAACGTGCAGGCCCTCACCGCGCTGCCGGGCTTCGGGCACCGCATGGGGCGCCGCCAGCTGGAGCAGTGGCAGGCGGCCGTGGACCGGGCCAGGCAGCTGCCCGAGTCCGAGCTGCCGCAGCCCGGTCAGCAGCCGGCCCGCCCCCGCCCCGTTCCTGGGCCGACAAGGACCCGGCCGCCGCGGCCCGGCTGTCGGCAGCCCGTACCGCGGTTTCGGAGCTCGCCGAGCGGCTGCACATGCCGCAGGAGAACCTGATCACCCCGGACACCGTGCGCCGGGTCTGCTGGGAGCCGCCCAAGGCCCTGACCCCGGACTCGGTCGAGACCGCCCTGGCCGGACACGGCGCGCGCCACTGGCAGATCGAACAGGTCGGCCCCCTGCTGCTGCGCGCCCTGGACACCGGCGCCTGACGCCTTCGGACGCATGTACGCCCCCTCGCCGGGTCCGGCGGAGGGGCGTACGCGTGTCGGGACCGCGCCGTCGGCCACCTCATCGACGAGGATCGAATTCACGCCAGTTACCCGGCCATGCCGGGCCATCGGCGGCGCCCCCGCGCGTGTGACGTTCGCCGCTCCGGCGACGGGGGGTGGGCAGTCTGGTTACCCGCAAGTAGCATGAGGGGCGTGGCGCGCCGATGCGTGCGCCCGCAGCAGTGCCATCCCGCACCCTGGAGGAGAGCCACCGTGCCTCGTACCATCCGGGACGTCGTCTTCGTCGACGGCGTCCGCACCCCGTTCGGCAAAGCGGGCCCGAAGGGCATCTACCACGAGACCCGCGCCGACGATCTCGTCGTGAAGGCCATCCGGGAGCTGCTGCGCCGCAACCCGGACCTCGACCCCGCGAAGATCGACGAGGTCGCCATCGCCGCGACCACCCAGATCGGTGACCAGGGCCTCACCCTCGGGCGTACCGCCGGGATCCTGGCCGGTCTGCCGCAGTCGGTCCCCGGTTACTCCATCGACCGCATGTGCGCGGGCGCCCTGACCGCCGTCACCTCGACGGCCGGTTCCATCGCCTTCGGCGCGTACGACGTCGTCATCGCCGGCGGTGTCGAGCACATGGGCCGCCACCCGATGGGCGAGAGCGTGGACCCCAACCCGCGCCTCGTGTCGGAGAAGCTGGTCGACGAGTCCGCCCTCTTCATGGGCATGACCGCGGAGAACCTGCACGACAGGTACCCCTCGATCACCAAGCAGCGCGCCGACGAGTACGCGGTCCGTTCGCAGGAGAAGGCCGCCAAGGCGTACGCCAACGGCAAGATCCAGCAGGACCTGGTGCCGGTCTCCGTGCGCCGCACCAACGCGGAGGCGGGCGAGACGGGCTGGGGCCTGGTCACCGCCGACGAGCCGATGCGCCCGGGCACCACGCTTGAGTCCCTGGCGGGCCTGAAGACCCCGTTCCGCGCCCACGGCCGCGTGACGGCCGGTAACGCCGCAGGGCTCAACGACGGCGCCACCGCCTCGCTGCTCGCGTCCGAGGAGACCGCCCGCGAGCTGGGCCTCCCGGTCAAGATGCGCCTCGTGTCGTACGCCTTCGCGGGCGTCGAGCCCGAGGTCATGGGCTACGGCCCGATCCCGGCGACGGAGAAGGCCCTGGCCAAGGCCGGTCTCTCCATCGACGACATCGGTCTCTTCGAGATCAACGAGGCCTTCGCCGTGCAGGTGCTGGCCTTCCTGGAGCACTACGGCATCGCCGACGACGACCAGCGCGTCAACCAGTACGGCGGCGCCATCGCCTACGGCCACCCGCTCGCCTCCTCCGGCGTCCGCCTGATGACTCAGCTGGCCCGCCAGTTCGAGGAGCAGCCGGAGGTCCGCTACGGCCTGACGACCATGTGCGTCGGCTTCGGCATGGGCGCGACGGTCGTCTGGGAGAACCCGAACTTCGAGAACGCAGCCGGAGGCAGCAAGTGAGCTCCACCACCGAGCTTCTGAAGGGTGCGGCCGAGCTGTTCCCCGGCGAGGTCGTCACCCAGGCGCACGTACGCCACCTCGACCTTCCCGGCGGTGCGGGGCGCTTCGCGCTCATCACGCTGGACAACGGCTTCGACCACACCAAGCCGACCACCATCGGCCCGCAGTCGCTGGCGAATCTGGACGCCGCCGTCGACCAGGTCGAGAAGGAGGCGGCCGAGGGCACGATCGTCGGTGTCGGTGTGACCGGCAAGCCGTTCATCTTCGCGGTCGGCGCGGACCTCAAGGGCGTCGAGCTCCTCAAGGAGCACCAGGACGCGCTGGCCATCGGCAAGGGCGGCCACGACGTCTTCCGCCGCCTCTCCGGCCTCGCGGTCCCGACGTTCGCCTACTACAACGGCGCGGCGATGGGCGGTGGCGTCGAGATCGGGCTGCACTGCTCGTACCGCACCGTCTCCAGCGCGCTGCCCGCGTTCTCGCTGCCCGAGGTCTTCCTCGGCCTGGTCCCCGGCTGGGGCGGCTGCGCGCTGCTCCCGAACCTGATCGGCGCCGACCGCGCCGTGTCGGTGATCATCGAGAACTCGCTGAACCAGAACCGCCAGCTCAAGGGCAAGCAGGTCTTCGAGCTCGGGATCGCCGACGCGATCTTCGAGGGCGCGGACTTCCTGGAGCAGTCGCTGATCTGGACCGCGTCCGTCCTCAAGGGCGAGATCGCGGTGGAGCGTCCCGAGGTCGACCGCGGTGACGCCTGGGACCAGGCGGTCGCGCGCGGCAAGGCGATCGCCGACTCCAAGGTGCACGGCGCGGCCCCGGCCGCGTACCGCGCGCTGGAGATCATCGCCGCGGCGAAGTCCGGTGACCTGGGCGCCGGCTTCGACGCCGAGGACCAGGCCCTCGCGGACCTGATCATGGGCGGCGAGCTGCGCTCCGGGATCTACTCCTTCAACCTGGTCCAGAAGCGCGCCAAGCGCCCGGCCGGTGCTCCGGACAAGGCCCTGGCCCGCCCGGTGACCAAGGTCGGCGTGGTGGGCGCGGGCCTGATGGCCAGCCAGCTCGCGCTGCTCTTCCTGCGCCGCCTCGAGGTGCCGGTCGTCCTCACGGACATCGACCAGGAGCGTGTCGACAAGGGTGTGGGCTACGTCCACGCCGAGATCGAGAAGCTGCTCGGCAAGGGCCGCGTCAACCAGGACAAGGCCAATCGCCTCAAGGCCCTGGTCTCCGGTGTGCTGGACAAGGCGGAGGGCTTCTCCGACGCCGACTTCATCATCGAGGCCGTCTTCGAGGAGATCGGCGTCAAGCAGAAGGTGTTCGCGG
The DNA window shown above is from Streptomyces sp. Alt3 and carries:
- a CDS encoding thiolase family protein — translated: MPRTIRDVVFVDGVRTPFGKAGPKGIYHETRADDLVVKAIRELLRRNPDLDPAKIDEVAIAATTQIGDQGLTLGRTAGILAGLPQSVPGYSIDRMCAGALTAVTSTAGSIAFGAYDVVIAGGVEHMGRHPMGESVDPNPRLVSEKLVDESALFMGMTAENLHDRYPSITKQRADEYAVRSQEKAAKAYANGKIQQDLVPVSVRRTNAEAGETGWGLVTADEPMRPGTTLESLAGLKTPFRAHGRVTAGNAAGLNDGATASLLASEETARELGLPVKMRLVSYAFAGVEPEVMGYGPIPATEKALAKAGLSIDDIGLFEINEAFAVQVLAFLEHYGIADDDQRVNQYGGAIAYGHPLASSGVRLMTQLARQFEEQPEVRYGLTTMCVGFGMGATVVWENPNFENAAGGSK
- a CDS encoding helix-turn-helix transcriptional regulator; this encodes MSVLLEQPASLVAYRPNKPTAMVVVADPRVRSTVTRHLWALGVRDVIEASSIAEARPRVGNPRDICVADVHLPDGSGLTLLSETRAAGWPNGLALSAADDIGAVRNALAGGVKGYVVTGTRTNIGHPTRPGMAPIGANAARMHRRPPGSPSHPGGYRELSGREVEVLRLVAEGQSNKAIGVSMGLSALTVKSHLARIARKLGTGDRAGMVAVALRTGIIH
- a CDS encoding 3-hydroxyacyl-CoA dehydrogenase NAD-binding domain-containing protein, giving the protein MSSTTELLKGAAELFPGEVVTQAHVRHLDLPGGAGRFALITLDNGFDHTKPTTIGPQSLANLDAAVDQVEKEAAEGTIVGVGVTGKPFIFAVGADLKGVELLKEHQDALAIGKGGHDVFRRLSGLAVPTFAYYNGAAMGGGVEIGLHCSYRTVSSALPAFSLPEVFLGLVPGWGGCALLPNLIGADRAVSVIIENSLNQNRQLKGKQVFELGIADAIFEGADFLEQSLIWTASVLKGEIAVERPEVDRGDAWDQAVARGKAIADSKVHGAAPAAYRALEIIAAAKSGDLGAGFDAEDQALADLIMGGELRSGIYSFNLVQKRAKRPAGAPDKALARPVTKVGVVGAGLMASQLALLFLRRLEVPVVLTDIDQERVDKGVGYVHAEIEKLLGKGRVNQDKANRLKALVSGVLDKAEGFSDADFIIEAVFEEIGVKQKVFAEVEAVAPAHAILATNTSSLSVTEMASKLKNPERVVGFHFFNPVAILPLLEIVRGEQTDDASLATAFGVARKLKKTAVLVKDAPAFVVNRILTRFMGEIQNIIDEGTPVETAEKAIEPLGLPMSPLVLLELVGPAIGLHVSETLNRAFPDRFTVSGNLAAVVKAGKRGFYVYDSGAPVLDPEVAALLEQGDTVLTEEQVRDRVLDAVAQEIGLMLAEGVVAEPQDIDLCLITGAGWPFHLGGITPYLDREGVSERVNGKRFLEPGVASVPA